One part of the Ovis canadensis isolate MfBH-ARS-UI-01 breed Bighorn chromosome 8, ARS-UI_OviCan_v2, whole genome shotgun sequence genome encodes these proteins:
- the TBXT gene encoding T-box transcription factor T isoform X1 — protein sequence MTSPGTDSPGKSLQYRVDHLLSAVESELQAGSEKGDPTERELRVGLEESELWLRFKELTNEMIVTKNGRRMFPVLKVNVSGLDPNAMYSFLLDFVAADNHRWKYVNGEWVPGGKPEPQAPSCVYIHPDSPNFGAHWMKAPVSFSKVKLTNKLNGGGQIMLNSLHKYEPRIHIVRVGGPQRMITSHCFPETQFIAVTAYQNEEITALKIKYNPFAKAFLDAKERSDHKEMMEEAGDSQQPGYSQSGGWLIPGTSSLCPPATPHPQFGGPLSLPSTHGCERFPALRSHRPAPYPSPYAHRNSSPTYSDSSSACLSMLQPHDNWSSLGMPAHTSMLPMGPNAGPPAGSSQYPSLWSMSSGAVAPGAQAAGVPSGLGAQFFRGSPAHSTPLAHPVSASSSSGSPLYEGAATATDVADSQYDASAQARLLASWTAVSPPSM from the exons ATGACCTCCCCGGGCACCGACAGCCCGGGGAAGAGCCTGCAGTACCGCGTGGACCATCTGCTGAGCGCCGTGGAGAGCGAGCTGCAGGCGGGCAGCGAGAAGGGCGACCCCACGGAGCGCGAGCTGCGCGTGGGCCTGGAGGAGAGCGAGCTGTGGCTGCGCTTCAAGGAGCTCACCAACGAGATGATCGTCACCAAGAACGGCAG GAGGATGTTCCCGGTGCTGAAGGTGAACGTATCCGGCCTGGACCCCAACGCCATGTACTCCTTCCTGCTGGACTTCGTGGCCGCCGACAACCACCGCTGGAAGTACGTGAACGGGGAGTGGGTGCCGGGGGGCAAGCCAGAGCCGCAGGCGCCCAGCTGCGTCTACATCCACCCCGACTCCCCCAACTTCGGGGCGCACTGGATGAAGGCACCTGTCTCCTTCAGCAAAGTCAAGCTCACCAACAAGCTCAATGGAGGGGGCCAG ATCATGTTGAACTCCTTACATAAGTATGAGCCTCGGATCCACATCGTGAGAGTTGGGGGTCCACAGCGTATGATCACCAGCCACTGCTTCCCCGAGACCCAGTTCATCGCGGTGACCGCTTACCAAAACGAGGAG ATCACAGctcttaaaattaaatacaatccGTTTGCAAAAGCTTTCCTCGACGCAAAGGAAAG AAGCGATCACAAAGAGATGATGGAAGAAGCGGGAGACAGCCAGCAGCCTGGGTACAGCCAAT CAGGGGGCTGGCTGATCCCCGGAACCAGTAGCCTGTGTCcacccgccaccccccacccccagttcggAGGCCCCCTCTCGCTCCCCTCCACGCACGGCTGCGAAAGGTTCCCGGCCCTGAGGAGCCACCGGCCAGCCCCCTACCCGAGCCCGTACGCGCATCGCAACAGCTCTCCAA CCTATTCCGACAGTTCATCTGCATGTCTGTCCATGCTCCAGCCCCATGACAACTGGTCCAGCCTTGGAATGCCTGCCCACACCAGCATGCTGCCCATGGGTCCGAACGCTGGTCCTCCTGCGGGCTCCAG CCAGTACCCCAGCCTGTGGTCCATGAGCAGCGGTGCCGTCGCCCCGGGCGCCCAGGCGGCGGGTGTGCCCAGCGGGCTGGGAGCCCAGTTCTTCCGCGGCTCCCCTGCCCACTCTACCCCCCTCGCCCACCCGGTCTCAGCGTCCTCCTCATCGGGGTCCCCACTGTACGAGGGGGCCGCCACGGCCACAGACGTAGCCGACAGCCAGTATGATGCCTCCGCCCAGGCCCGCCTCCTGGCCTCGTGGACGGCCGTGTCGCCCCCGTCCATGTGA
- the TBXT gene encoding T-box transcription factor T isoform X3, translating to MTSPGTDSPGKSLQYRVDHLLSAVESELQAGSEKGDPTERELRVGLEESELWLRFKELTNEMIVTKNGRRMFPVLKVNVSGLDPNAMYSFLLDFVAADNHRWKYVNGEWVPGGKPEPQAPSCVYIHPDSPNFGAHWMKAPVSFSKVKLTNKLNGGGQIMLNSLHKYEPRIHIVRVGGPQRMITSHCFPETQFIAVTAYQNEEITALKIKYNPFAKAFLDAKERSDHKEMMEEAGDSQQPGYSQSYSDSSSACLSMLQPHDNWSSLGMPAHTSMLPMGPNAGPPAGSSQYPSLWSMSSGAVAPGAQAAGVPSGLGAQFFRGSPAHSTPLAHPVSASSSSGSPLYEGAATATDVADSQYDASAQARLLASWTAVSPPSM from the exons ATGACCTCCCCGGGCACCGACAGCCCGGGGAAGAGCCTGCAGTACCGCGTGGACCATCTGCTGAGCGCCGTGGAGAGCGAGCTGCAGGCGGGCAGCGAGAAGGGCGACCCCACGGAGCGCGAGCTGCGCGTGGGCCTGGAGGAGAGCGAGCTGTGGCTGCGCTTCAAGGAGCTCACCAACGAGATGATCGTCACCAAGAACGGCAG GAGGATGTTCCCGGTGCTGAAGGTGAACGTATCCGGCCTGGACCCCAACGCCATGTACTCCTTCCTGCTGGACTTCGTGGCCGCCGACAACCACCGCTGGAAGTACGTGAACGGGGAGTGGGTGCCGGGGGGCAAGCCAGAGCCGCAGGCGCCCAGCTGCGTCTACATCCACCCCGACTCCCCCAACTTCGGGGCGCACTGGATGAAGGCACCTGTCTCCTTCAGCAAAGTCAAGCTCACCAACAAGCTCAATGGAGGGGGCCAG ATCATGTTGAACTCCTTACATAAGTATGAGCCTCGGATCCACATCGTGAGAGTTGGGGGTCCACAGCGTATGATCACCAGCCACTGCTTCCCCGAGACCCAGTTCATCGCGGTGACCGCTTACCAAAACGAGGAG ATCACAGctcttaaaattaaatacaatccGTTTGCAAAAGCTTTCCTCGACGCAAAGGAAAG AAGCGATCACAAAGAGATGATGGAAGAAGCGGGAGACAGCCAGCAGCCTGGGTACAGCCAAT CCTATTCCGACAGTTCATCTGCATGTCTGTCCATGCTCCAGCCCCATGACAACTGGTCCAGCCTTGGAATGCCTGCCCACACCAGCATGCTGCCCATGGGTCCGAACGCTGGTCCTCCTGCGGGCTCCAG CCAGTACCCCAGCCTGTGGTCCATGAGCAGCGGTGCCGTCGCCCCGGGCGCCCAGGCGGCGGGTGTGCCCAGCGGGCTGGGAGCCCAGTTCTTCCGCGGCTCCCCTGCCCACTCTACCCCCCTCGCCCACCCGGTCTCAGCGTCCTCCTCATCGGGGTCCCCACTGTACGAGGGGGCCGCCACGGCCACAGACGTAGCCGACAGCCAGTATGATGCCTCCGCCCAGGCCCGCCTCCTGGCCTCGTGGACGGCCGTGTCGCCCCCGTCCATGTGA
- the TBXT gene encoding T-box transcription factor T isoform X2 → MTSPGTDSPGKSLQYRVDHLLSAVESELQAGSEKGDPTERELRVGLEESELWLRFKELTNEMIVTKNGRRMFPVLKVNVSGLDPNAMYSFLLDFVAADNHRWKYVNGEWVPGGKPEPQAPSCVYIHPDSPNFGAHWMKAPVSFSKVKLTNKLNGGGQIMLNSLHKYEPRIHIVRVGGPQRMITSHCFPETQFIAVTAYQNEEITALKIKYNPFAKAFLDAKERSDHKEMMEEAGDSQQPGYSQWGWLIPGTSSLCPPATPHPQFGGPLSLPSTHGCERFPALRSHRPAPYPSPYAHRNSSPTYSDSSSACLSMLQPHDNWSSLGMPAHTSMLPMGPNAGPPAGSSQYPSLWSMSSGAVAPGAQAAGVPSGLGAQFFRGSPAHSTPLAHPVSASSSSGSPLYEGAATATDVADSQYDASAQARLLASWTAVSPPSM, encoded by the exons ATGACCTCCCCGGGCACCGACAGCCCGGGGAAGAGCCTGCAGTACCGCGTGGACCATCTGCTGAGCGCCGTGGAGAGCGAGCTGCAGGCGGGCAGCGAGAAGGGCGACCCCACGGAGCGCGAGCTGCGCGTGGGCCTGGAGGAGAGCGAGCTGTGGCTGCGCTTCAAGGAGCTCACCAACGAGATGATCGTCACCAAGAACGGCAG GAGGATGTTCCCGGTGCTGAAGGTGAACGTATCCGGCCTGGACCCCAACGCCATGTACTCCTTCCTGCTGGACTTCGTGGCCGCCGACAACCACCGCTGGAAGTACGTGAACGGGGAGTGGGTGCCGGGGGGCAAGCCAGAGCCGCAGGCGCCCAGCTGCGTCTACATCCACCCCGACTCCCCCAACTTCGGGGCGCACTGGATGAAGGCACCTGTCTCCTTCAGCAAAGTCAAGCTCACCAACAAGCTCAATGGAGGGGGCCAG ATCATGTTGAACTCCTTACATAAGTATGAGCCTCGGATCCACATCGTGAGAGTTGGGGGTCCACAGCGTATGATCACCAGCCACTGCTTCCCCGAGACCCAGTTCATCGCGGTGACCGCTTACCAAAACGAGGAG ATCACAGctcttaaaattaaatacaatccGTTTGCAAAAGCTTTCCTCGACGCAAAGGAAAG AAGCGATCACAAAGAGATGATGGAAGAAGCGGGAGACAGCCAGCAGCCTGGGTACAGCCAAT GGGGCTGGCTGATCCCCGGAACCAGTAGCCTGTGTCcacccgccaccccccacccccagttcggAGGCCCCCTCTCGCTCCCCTCCACGCACGGCTGCGAAAGGTTCCCGGCCCTGAGGAGCCACCGGCCAGCCCCCTACCCGAGCCCGTACGCGCATCGCAACAGCTCTCCAA CCTATTCCGACAGTTCATCTGCATGTCTGTCCATGCTCCAGCCCCATGACAACTGGTCCAGCCTTGGAATGCCTGCCCACACCAGCATGCTGCCCATGGGTCCGAACGCTGGTCCTCCTGCGGGCTCCAG CCAGTACCCCAGCCTGTGGTCCATGAGCAGCGGTGCCGTCGCCCCGGGCGCCCAGGCGGCGGGTGTGCCCAGCGGGCTGGGAGCCCAGTTCTTCCGCGGCTCCCCTGCCCACTCTACCCCCCTCGCCCACCCGGTCTCAGCGTCCTCCTCATCGGGGTCCCCACTGTACGAGGGGGCCGCCACGGCCACAGACGTAGCCGACAGCCAGTATGATGCCTCCGCCCAGGCCCGCCTCCTGGCCTCGTGGACGGCCGTGTCGCCCCCGTCCATGTGA